Proteins from one Asterias rubens chromosome 21, eAstRub1.3, whole genome shotgun sequence genomic window:
- the LOC117304790 gene encoding CDK5 and ABL1 enzyme substrate 2-like isoform X1 — protein sequence MADVGRRRYLRSAKRRSDAIHFLANISLDGGEFTPVKLEGKHDSQGERKTGKRSAEKHSSEPNLDAQDVRTEIDFSASEVAMSTGGTEVAITPDVRVRTRSNSKASLSMSGSTRLNKSMSAKGSPLLVGKFDPASRPRAQTQVTSAADLAKRRPYHGLANDSPNIEGAVYKSHLHHHRHHSAFPHTVFSAQTLVTDTDTVISSPKERLQCLSAHIIHVQSLPPPAHKPSRVLLVSPRKVPFALFSVLPYSRRSQHGLLRNDSDGVTSGRTRKSSGNRGIGSESYLPTFGGGELGEGKETSFSHLLIPTREQAAYRRQQSLDILNSPHSPAVRKIPGHPLGIQWDRGDSELSLLDHTPSILPYDPMELDNPELHTGKHRKVMTFTSYMVSVLDYTKPSELKKDINQKFKERFPSIDLSLSKLRSIKKEMRKIAVDECNMELITLAHAYVYFEKLVLYGKINKENRKLCAGACLTLAAKLNDNKGADLQNLIKEIEDTFRENRKEFLQLEFPILVALEFSLHLPENIVLPHYRRISQMT from the exons ATGGCGGATGTTGGTAGGCGAAGATATTTGAGAAGTGCCAAGAGACGATCAGATGCTATCCATTTTCTGGCCAATATCTCTCTTGACGGTGGTGAATTCACTCCCGTGAAACTAGAGGGCAAGCATGACAGCCAAGGGGAGAGAAAAACCGGCAAAAGGTCTGCCGAAAAACACTCTTCGGAACCCAATCTCGACGCGCAAGATGTACGTACCGAGATTGACTTTTCGGCCAGCGAGGTGGCGATGAGCACCGGGGGCACAGAGGTGGCGATTACCCCCGACGTTCGAGTGAGAACACGGTCAAACTCCAAGGCGTCTTTAAGTATGTCGGGCAGCACAAGACTCAACAAGTCAATGTCTGCTAAAGGGTCGCCACTTTTGGTGGGTAAATTCGATCCAGCATCAAGACCACG TGCTCAGACCCAGGTTACATCTGCTGCTGACCTCGCCAAACGCCGCCCCTATCACGGGCTGGCAAACGATTCTCCCaacattgagggcgctgtttacaaGTCTCATCTTCACCACCATCGCCATCACTCTGCTTTTCCACATACTGTGTTTAGTGCCCAGACCCTGGTCACTGATACCGACACAGTCATCAGTTCACCCAAGGAGAGGTTGCAATGTCTTAGTGCACATATCATACACGTGCAATCATTACCGCCACCTGCCCACAAGCCAAGCAG AGTGCTTCTGGTCTCCCCCCGCAAGGTTCCATTTGCGCTGTTTTCAGTCTTGCCGTATAGTAGACGCAGTCAGCATGGTCTTCTAAG AAATGACTCTGATGGTGTTACGTCAGGCCGGACCAGGAAAAGTTCAGGGAATAGAGGAATTGGTTCTGAATCCTACCTCCCTACCTTTGGTGGTGGGGAACTGGGTGAAGGAAAG GAAACATCGTTTAGTCATCTCTTGATACCAACGAGGGAGCAAGCTGCGTATCGAAGACAGCAAAGTCTAGATATCCTGAATTCTCCTCACTCTCCAGCAGTTAGGAAGATCCCTGGCCATCCTCTTGGCATACAGTGGGATAGAG GTGACTCTGAGCTATCTCTCTTAGACCACACACCCAGTATCCTTCCATATGACCCTATGGAGTTAGATAATCCAGAACTACATACAGGCAAACATagaaaggtcatgacatttaCCTCATATATG GTTTCTGTCTTGGATTACACTAAACCCTCTGAGCTCAAGAAGGACATCAACCAGAAGTTCAAAGAACGTTTCCCAAGTATAGACTTGTCTCTAAGCAAGCTTAGAAG CATTAAGAAGGAGATGAGAAAGATAGCTGTTGATGAATGCAATATGGAGCTGATCACACTGGCTCATGCCTATGTCTACTTTGAGAAACTAGTCCTCTATGGAAAGATTAataaagaaaacagaaaactgTGTGCAG GTGCGTGTCTGACTTTAGCTGCCAAATTGAATGACAACAAAGGTGCAGACTTGCAGAATCTCATTAAG GAGATTGAGGATACATTCCGAGAGAACCGCAAGGAGTTTCTTCAGCTGGAGTTTCCCATCTTAGTGGCATTGGAGTTTAGTTTACACCTACCAGAGAATATTGTTCTTCCTCACTACAGACGAATCTCTCAGATGACGTGA
- the LOC117304790 gene encoding CDK5 and ABL1 enzyme substrate 1-like isoform X2 produces the protein MADVGRRRYLRSAKRRSDAIHFLANISLDGGEFTPVKLEGKHDSQGERKTGKRSAEKHSSEPNLDAQDVRTEIDFSASEVAMSTGGTEVAITPDVRVRTRSNSKASLSMSGSTRLNKSMSAKGSPLLVGKFDPASRPRVLLVSPRKVPFALFSVLPYSRRSQHGLLRNDSDGVTSGRTRKSSGNRGIGSESYLPTFGGGELGEGKETSFSHLLIPTREQAAYRRQQSLDILNSPHSPAVRKIPGHPLGIQWDRGDSELSLLDHTPSILPYDPMELDNPELHTGKHRKVMTFTSYMVSVLDYTKPSELKKDINQKFKERFPSIDLSLSKLRSIKKEMRKIAVDECNMELITLAHAYVYFEKLVLYGKINKENRKLCAGACLTLAAKLNDNKGADLQNLIKEIEDTFRENRKEFLQLEFPILVALEFSLHLPENIVLPHYRRISQMT, from the exons ATGGCGGATGTTGGTAGGCGAAGATATTTGAGAAGTGCCAAGAGACGATCAGATGCTATCCATTTTCTGGCCAATATCTCTCTTGACGGTGGTGAATTCACTCCCGTGAAACTAGAGGGCAAGCATGACAGCCAAGGGGAGAGAAAAACCGGCAAAAGGTCTGCCGAAAAACACTCTTCGGAACCCAATCTCGACGCGCAAGATGTACGTACCGAGATTGACTTTTCGGCCAGCGAGGTGGCGATGAGCACCGGGGGCACAGAGGTGGCGATTACCCCCGACGTTCGAGTGAGAACACGGTCAAACTCCAAGGCGTCTTTAAGTATGTCGGGCAGCACAAGACTCAACAAGTCAATGTCTGCTAAAGGGTCGCCACTTTTGGTGGGTAAATTCGATCCAGCATCAAGACCACG AGTGCTTCTGGTCTCCCCCCGCAAGGTTCCATTTGCGCTGTTTTCAGTCTTGCCGTATAGTAGACGCAGTCAGCATGGTCTTCTAAG AAATGACTCTGATGGTGTTACGTCAGGCCGGACCAGGAAAAGTTCAGGGAATAGAGGAATTGGTTCTGAATCCTACCTCCCTACCTTTGGTGGTGGGGAACTGGGTGAAGGAAAG GAAACATCGTTTAGTCATCTCTTGATACCAACGAGGGAGCAAGCTGCGTATCGAAGACAGCAAAGTCTAGATATCCTGAATTCTCCTCACTCTCCAGCAGTTAGGAAGATCCCTGGCCATCCTCTTGGCATACAGTGGGATAGAG GTGACTCTGAGCTATCTCTCTTAGACCACACACCCAGTATCCTTCCATATGACCCTATGGAGTTAGATAATCCAGAACTACATACAGGCAAACATagaaaggtcatgacatttaCCTCATATATG GTTTCTGTCTTGGATTACACTAAACCCTCTGAGCTCAAGAAGGACATCAACCAGAAGTTCAAAGAACGTTTCCCAAGTATAGACTTGTCTCTAAGCAAGCTTAGAAG CATTAAGAAGGAGATGAGAAAGATAGCTGTTGATGAATGCAATATGGAGCTGATCACACTGGCTCATGCCTATGTCTACTTTGAGAAACTAGTCCTCTATGGAAAGATTAataaagaaaacagaaaactgTGTGCAG GTGCGTGTCTGACTTTAGCTGCCAAATTGAATGACAACAAAGGTGCAGACTTGCAGAATCTCATTAAG GAGATTGAGGATACATTCCGAGAGAACCGCAAGGAGTTTCTTCAGCTGGAGTTTCCCATCTTAGTGGCATTGGAGTTTAGTTTACACCTACCAGAGAATATTGTTCTTCCTCACTACAGACGAATCTCTCAGATGACGTGA